Genomic DNA from candidate division KSB1 bacterium:
AGTGATTGCCAAACATTCCGGAAACATTAGCAAAGCAGCCCGGGAATTGGGTTTAACGCGTACCTCACTTTACCGCCGGTTGGAAAAGTATGGTCTATAAACGATTTCGGTTTGTGGTGGTGGTGCGTGTCCTTCTCATCGGCGGCACCCTCTACCTTTTCTTTCACCTTCTTTTCAGCACTGAAAGTCGGCTGTATGCCACGATTTTCATCATTGGACTGACCATTTGCTATCAAATCTATGCTTTGATTTATTATGTTGAGAAAACTAACCGTGATTTAAATCGGTTTCTCTTGACGATAAAACATGAAGACTTCTCACAAACATTTTTAGGTTTGGGGTTGGGATCTTCTTTCGATGATTTAAAAAAAGCCTTCAATGAAATCATCCAAAAGTTTCACAGGACGCGGGCTGAAAAAGAAGAACACTTTCGGTACTTACAAACGATTGTGCAGCATGTTGGAATCGGACTCATTGCATTTCAAAGTGACGGCAAAGTTGAGCTGTTTAATACCGCCGCAAAGCGGCTTCTTAAACTTCCAAGTCTAAAAAACATTCGTGATTTAAATAAAATAAGCAAGCCCTTAATGAATACTTTGCTAAAGATGAAAACCGGCCAAAAGGCTCTGATTAAAATTCATGATGGCAACGAGCCGTCAAACCTATCCATCAGCGCAACAGAATTTATAATGAGAGAGCAGAACTTTACTTTGGTCTCGTTGCAGAATATTCAAAGTGAACTCGAGGAAAAAGAGTTGGAGGCCTGGCAGCAGCTTATCAGAGTTCTCACCCATGAAATAATGAATTCGGTAACGCCAATCGCTTCCCTTGCCTCAACCGTTAACGAGACAATCAATTTCGATGCTCAAACATCTCAGCCAGAATTAAGCGAAGAATCTAAAAGCGACATTGAGGGGGCGTTAAAAACAATTCAAAAACGCAGTGAAGGGCTTCTTCAT
This window encodes:
- a CDS encoding GHKL domain-containing protein, with the protein product MVYKRFRFVVVVRVLLIGGTLYLFFHLLFSTESRLYATIFIIGLTICYQIYALIYYVEKTNRDLNRFLLTIKHEDFSQTFLGLGLGSSFDDLKKAFNEIIQKFHRTRAEKEEHFRYLQTIVQHVGIGLIAFQSDGKVELFNTAAKRLLKLPSLKNIRDLNKISKPLMNTLLKMKTGQKALIKIHDGNEPSNLSISATEFIMREQNFTLVSLQNIQSELEEKELEAWQQLIRVLTHEIMNSVTPIASLASTVNETINFDAQTSQPELSEESKSDIEGALKTIQKRSEGLLHFVEAYRGLTRIPTPDFTNFSVLDLLERVHQLMQTEISKKKIQCKIEVVPKDLELTADSELVEQILINILKNAIQAIDRQPNGKIDLSSKINDRGHIIIQLEDNGPGIPKDVQDNIFIPFFTTKEEGSGIGLSLSRQIMRLHRGSISMQSKPNETTVFTLRF